Below is a window of Agathobacter rectalis ATCC 33656 DNA.
TCATCAAACTGCCAAAGAGCCTCATCCTCATGGTTGAAGGCCTGTACGACCTTTTCATTTCCTACTATCTCATCGATGAGTGCTGTCTGCTCTCCCCTTGTTCTTGTCTGTAGCTGGAACATGGAATAAGTCTTTTTAGTGATAAAGCTTGCCACAAAAAGTGACAAAGGTGTGATGAGCACTACAATGCATGATATCTTCACATCTATTGTAAGCATGAAAATAAGCGTGCCTGCTATTGTTGCAATTCCTGTAAAGAGCTGTGTGAAGCCCATCAAAAGTCCCTCTGAAAATGTATCTACATCGGCGATGATACGGCTGACCATATCACCGTGTGAGTGGCTGTCAATATAGGACAGCGGCATTTTCTCAATATTTAAAAATGCATCACGCCTTATATCCCTCACTATGTTGTAGGTCATCCTGTTGTTGCAGATATTTGTAAGCCACTGGGCTGCTGCCGCTATGACGACTATTATTGCAGCTCTCGTGAGGATGGCTGTCATAGCCGTAAAATCAACCTTTCCTTTTCCTACAATCAAATCAATTGCGCGTCCTGTGAGAATTGGAAAATAGAGCGTAAGCGCCACTGTAACAACAGACAGGGCAAGTGAAATTACAAGCAAAGGAATATATCTCTTCATGTAGCTTAATACCTTGCGGATTGTGCCTGCTTTATTCATCTTCGCATTATCCATAGCCATACTCTACACCTCCTTTTGTCTGGTCATATCCGACTCTTTTTTAAACTGTGAATCATATATCTCTTTGTAGGTCTCGCATGTCTCAAGCAGCTTTTCATGAGGTCCGAAGCCAACCATCTGTCCGTCGTCGAGTACTATGATATTGTCCGCAAACTGGATAGATGAGGTACGCTGTGACACGATAAATATTGTCTTGTCACCATGCATGCCCTTTAATGCCGCGCGAAGGCTCGCATCTGTAGCAAAATCAAGCGCCGATGCACTGTCGTCTAGTATCAGTATGTCAGGATCCTTTACAACCGCCCTGGCAATTGTAAGACGCTGCTTCTGACCGCCTGATAGGTTCTTGCCGCCCTGCTCTATCATGTAGTCAAGTCCTCCCTCTTTGCCCTTTACAACCTCTGTGGCCTGTGCTATATCAAGCGCCCTCCACATTTCCTCCTCTGTGGCATCATTTTTGCCCCAGCGCAGGTTATCGGCTATCGTTCCTGCAAAAAGCACTGCCTTTTGCATTACAACACCGATTTTATCTCGAAGCTGCACTGCATCGTAGTCATTTATATCATTTCCCTGAATCCTTATAGTGCCCTTTGTGGCATCATAAAACCTCGGAATAAGGTTTACAAGGCTTGATTTTCCTGAGCCTGTACCACCGATGATTCCGATTGTCTGCCCCTTTTGCACTGTAAAGCTTATATCTGTAAGTGTCTCATCGGCCGCTCCCTCATAGGTCATGCAGACATGGTCAAACTCAACCTCAGGTGCCCCTGCCTTTGCATCAATGAGCTTAGGATTTTTATCAGGAAGCTTTGATGGAATAGAAAGCACATCCGCTATACGATTACCGCACGCCACTGCCTTTGTCACCTGTACGATGAGGTTTGCAAGCTTTATCAGCTCGACAAGTATCTGTGACATGTAGTTTACAAGTGCCACAACCTCACCCTGTGTGAGGATTCCTGCGTATACCTGCTTGCCGCCTGATACGATAACTGCGATTGTTGCGATATTTATAATGATAAAGGTCAGAGGATTGGTGAGTGCTGAGATTCGTCCTACAACCTGCTGCATATTGGTTAAAAATTCGTTGTCCCTGTTGAAGCTGTCAATCTCATCATTTTGCTTATTGAAAGCTCTTATAACTCTGGTTCCCTCTAAATTCTCCCTGGTATGTGAAAGCACTGTGTCAAGAGAGCTCTGCACCTTTTTGTAAAGCGGAAGGCTTGCAGCCATAACTGAGAATACCACTATTGAAAGCAGAGGTATGGTAACTGCAAAAACCATTGCCGCTCTTACATTTACTGTAAAAGCCATCGCCATAGCTCCGAATACAATAAATGGCGAGCGAAGGAAGAGTCGAAGCACCAGATTGACTCCTGACTGCACCTGGTTTATATCGCTTGTCATCCTCGTGATAAGTGTCGATGTGCCCACTGTATCCATCTTTGAGAATGACAGTGACTCTATCTTTTCAAACAATATATGGCGAAGCTTTGTGGAAAAACCGACTGCCGCCTTTGCCGCAAAATACTGTGCTGTGACCGAACTTACCAGACCAACTGCCGCAAGCAGCACCAGCACACCTCCCATCTTCCATATATATGGCTTGTCCGAAGCCGTAATTCCGTTATCAATGATTGCCGCCATGACAAGCGGTACTATAAGCTCAAAGGATGCTTCCAGCAGCTTAAATAACGGAGCACAGATGCATTCCTTTTTGTACTCCTTCAAATATTTTAATATCTGTTTCATCTTTTCCCCTTTCAGATTTTATGTCGCCGATTACAGCTTCACTATTATAGATGATTTTTCTCATATATACAAGAAAAACGATACACTAAAAAACCAGTACCCTGCGGTACTGGTTTCATATATCAGCTCTTATGTATATGCTTCTTGATTGCTTCAAAGCTCTCAGGACTGATGACATGCTCTATACGGCATGCGTCCTCTGCTGCAATCTCCTTATCAACACCAAGCTTCTCAAGACACTCTGACAAAAGCTCATGTCTTTCGTATATCATCTCTGCTATCTGTCTTCCTGACTCTGTGAGTGTGATAAAGCCTGCATCACTAACTGTGATATTGTTCTTCTCTCTAAGGTTTTTCATGGCTATACTCACGCTGGATTTCTTATATCCAAGCTCATTTGCTATATCAACTGAGCGTACCACAGGAAGCTTCTTGCTGAGAATAAGTATGGTCTCTAAATAGTTTTCTGATGATTCATTGTTTCGCATTTCGAATACCCCCGTGAGTTTATTTTCGTTCGTTTTAATTCAGTTATATTATTATAACATACATTTTATTGTTTGCAAAACTTTTCTTTTGATTTGTACGTGATTTATAAAAATCCAAAAAAATATCAAAATCCCATATTTGTTATTGACTTCTAATTCGCGTTAGTGTATACTAACTATCGAATCAGAAAACAAACGTATGCATGATATATTTCTAAATCTTGTATGCCATAAATGTTTAATTATATCAAATAAGACCGGCCGATCACCGGTCTTATTTATTTTAAAAAATGTACATATTCAGCTTAAACGAGAGCTCTTTTTAACCTTTCCAGACCTTCCATAAGCACTGCCCCGGGGCATGCGATATTCAATCTCACAAAGTAGCGTCCATTGCCTCCAAACTCAGCTCCCTCCGACAGATAAAGTCCTGTTTTTTCGCGAATCATCTGCGTAAATGCCACAGAATCATCTGTGAGTGCACTGCAGTCAAGCCACATGAGGTATGTCGCATCGGCATCCACTATGTGTATCTGCGGCAGGTTTTCTGCCACGAAGTCACAGACTGTTTTGCGGTTTTCCCAGAGATATTTTCTGAGCTCCTCAAGCCACGGCTCACCCTTTGTGAACGCTGCAACTGCTGCAGTGATGGCAAATGCGTTTGGCTCCGCCACCTCGTCTGTATTTAATGCGCGCCATACCTTGTGACGCAAAAATTTATTTGGCACCATCACTGCCGCAGTCTGTAAGCCAGCCATATTAAAGCACTTGGTCGGTGCAATACAGGTGATGCTTATATCGGCGCAGTCCTCCGATGCTGCCGCAAACGGCACGTATGATTTTCCCGGTGCTGTGATGTCGCAGTGTATCTCGTCTGATATGACCGTCACATTGTACTTCCTGCAGAGTGCACCTATTTTCGCAAGCTCATCCTTTGTCCAGATGATACCGCACGGATTGTGAGGGTTGCAAAATATCATAAGCGAGGTCTGTGGATTGGAAAGGTCATGCTCCAACCTGTCATAGTCCACAAAATATCTGCCGTTTTCGTATCCAAGCGGGCTTTCCTGCACATTTACGCCGTTATTAAATATGGAATTAAAAAATATATTGTATACCGGCGTCATGATAAGCACATTTTCACCGGGTGTTGTGAGCTTTCGAACTGTAGATGATATGGCCGGTACGACCCCTGTGCAAAAAATCAGGCTGTCTCTTTCGATTTTAAGCCCATGGCGTCTGTCCCACCACGAAATATACGCATCATTCCACTCATCCGGAATGATGGAATAGCCAAACACTCCGTGAGAAACACGCTCTGATATTGCCTCTATTATCTGTGGAGCTGTCTTAAAATCCATATCTGCTACCCACATCGGGAGCTCATTTTCTGCCACATCCCACTTTAGTGAGCCTGTATTTCTTCTGTCTACAACGGTGTCAAAATCATACATAGATTATTTTCCCTCACATATTATCTTAGTCTTTGATGGGTCAACTCTGTCCCTTTCGATAGTCAGTGTGCCAATCTCTTTTGCCCTTATCACTCCGCTTGTCGGATTTAAAACACTATCCACTTTACTGCAAATCTCTGCATCTACCGAAGAATACTCAAATGCCAATGTAGTGTTTATGAGCTTACAGTTTTTCATAACGAGGTTGTCGATGTAGCAAAGCCCCTGCAAGCTTTCGATTGTGCAGTTTATAAGTGTCAGATTCTTTGCGTTCCAGCCAAGGTATTCACCTGTAATAAATGAATCATAGACTGTGACATTTTCCGTATTCCAGAAGGCATCCTTTGAGATAAGCTTTGAATCGTGCACCTCTACATTTCTTGAGCCGTCAAACGAATAGTTGCCGACCAGCTGGAAATTCTTCATGATAAGATTATTTGTATTCATGCCAAAATAATCTCCCTTTGCCGAAACATTCTCGATATCGACATGATCACAGCTCCAGAGGGTCTCCTGGGCATTTGGAAATGTCACATTTTTAAGCTTTAGGTTATTGCATCGCCTGAAGTTCTTAGGTGCCTCAACTATTGAATCAGTGACAGAGATATTGTCTGTATACCAGACACCCGCACGCGCCATGTCAAACCATGTACAGTCCTTTACAGCTATGTCACTACAGTACCATAGCGGATATTTCCATCTAAAAAAACAGCCTGTCAGGCTAATGCCATGGCTCTCCTTAAGAGGTGACTCTCCGTCATCAAAAATTGTATCATATATATCCAGGTCGTTGCTTGCAAACAGGGCTCTTTCGCCTGTCAGAAACTCCTGATGGATTTGTTTTCTTTCGCTCATTATATATACTCCTTTTTCCCGGTAATTCTAAATAATTATCTGCCATAAAATCAAATAACCGCCGAGCACATAATATATGCATCCCGACAGTTATCATTATACCCCAAACCCTACTGAATTTATAGTATTTTATATAAGTTTAATATTACAAAATTAATATTAAGAGCCTGATATTTACAGCTCAAGCCCGTCAAGTATGCTCTTAAGTGCATCAGCAGACTCCTTGAGCTTTAAAGCTTCCTCACCGTTTAACTCGATCGGGATATCGCTCTCCACTCCGTTTGCTCCAACGATTGCAGGCATTGAGAGAACCACACCGTCGATGCCGTACTGTCCGTGCATCATGTGTGAAACAGGAAGAATAGACTTCTCATCACGCATGATTACCTCGCAGATACGTCTGACCGACATAGCGATACCATAATATGTCGCATGCTTTCGGTTGATTATCTCGTAAGCACTGTTCTTTACGTTTGCAGCGATTTCCTCTGTATTCTCCTTGTGCTTGTAGTGACCTCTCATCTCGCACATCTTGTGAAGCTCCACTCCGGAAACATTGGCTGATGACCATGCAACCACCTCACTGTCTCCATGCTCACCTACTATAAATGCATGTACGCTTCGGCTGTCCACCTCAAGATGCTCTCCAAGCGCGTACTTAAGTCTTGCACTGTCAAGCACGGTACCTGAACCGATGACACGCTCCTCAGGAAGTCCTGAAAGCTTCTGTGCCACCTGTGTTAAAATATCTACAGGATTTGCAACGATAAGTAAGATTCCACCGAAATTTCTCTTTGCAATCTCCGGAATGATGCTCTTGAAGATTGCAACATTTTTATTTACCAGATCAAGTCTTGTCTCGCCCGGCTTTTGGCCTGCACCTGCAGAAACAACAATGATAGCAGCATCTGCCACATCATCATAACCACCTGCATATATCTTCATAGGTCTGGCAAAAGGAATACCGTGGCTTATATCCATCGCCTCTCCCTCAGCCTTGTCCTTATCAGCGTCAATGAGAACTATCTCAGAAAAAAGACCGCTCTGCATAAGTGCAAAAACTGATGCCGAACCAACGAATCCACATCCGATCATGACAGCCTTTCTTGGGTTTGTCTTAACAACTGCGCTAGTTTTATTGCTCATGTACGTTCCTCTCTTTCTTAAACTATAATTCAAATAGTTGCTTTTTATTATAACTATTCATCCCAAACACAAATTCTCAATATCTGCTTTGTTATCAGTAGTTCTGAATAATTATCTTTTATTTATATTATACCCGCATTGTACATATAATCCGTTGTAAAAACAACAAATTACTTGATAAAATACAATCAATAGCCCATTGTTCCCATTTTTATACAATTTTAATGCAGATTTTTACATAAAAAGTGCAGTACTAAAAAGCAAACCGGACCAATACAGCTGAATGAATTGTCATTTGGCATATTGATCCGGTTATATTAAAATGCTGTATCCGCTTATTTTGTGCTTGAATTTCTGTACTCAAGCGGTGTCATTCCATACAGTTTCTTGAACTGTCTGTTAAAATGCTCCACATTCTGATATCCTGCCTCGATTGCGATATTCTCAACAGTTGTAATGCTGTTTCTAAGCAGTGTGCGTGCCTTTTTCATCTTGGCATTGGTGACCAGCTCTCCGAAGGTCTTGCCTGACTTCTCCTTTATGTACTTTGAGATATAAGGCTCTGTCAGATTGAACTGTGCAGCCATATCTGCAAGCGATACCGTCTTGTAGTTGGCCTGGATGAAGTTAAGCATGGCGATATAACGCTCATCCTTCACATGGCTGTCAGCCTTTGTGGCAAGGTAATGGTTTACCGCAACAACAAGAGCTCCGATTGATGCCTTGATGATATCCTCATCCACACCTGCGCCCCAGAACATCTTGCCGTCAACTGTGATACCCACGTATGCCATAGCCTTTGATGAAGAGCCGTGTGAAAGCGCATGCTCCTCGTATACGGTAAGCTCAAAGCTGATGTCAAAATACTGCTTTATTATATTGCTGACTGCATCGAGACGGCCGTTTCCGTTGGCATCTACCTTTCTGGTGCTGTCATTGTGCAAAATAACTGCCTCTGCGAAAATACCGTTCACCTGCTTAAAGTGGCACTCCGGTATAGTAAAATATGGATGGAAATCCACATAATTGTCTGTAAAGATGCTGTGTACCCAATCAGGTGAAAGCTCCTTGTGCTCCTCGTCAGATACCTGCTTGACCATGTATCCGACCTGCTCTCTCATCTGCTGTGGCACATTGATACCGAAGCTCTGCTTAAGGATATAAGCCACTCCGCCCTTTCCTGACTGGCTGTTGATACGGATAACATCAGCCTCGTATGTCCTGCCGACATCCTTTGGATCTATAGGCAGATATGGAACTGTCCACTTATCAAGCTTCTTTTCCTCTCTCCATGCCATGCCCTTTGAAATAGCATCCTGATGAGAGCCTGAAAATGCAGAGAATACGAGGTCTCCCGCATATGGCTGTCTCTCGCCTACCTTCATTCTGGTATATGTCTCATACTTCTCCCTGATCTCAGGCAGATTTGAAAAATCAAGCTGCGGATCCACTCCGTGTGAGTAGAGATTCATAGCAAGTGTCACGATATCGACATTTCCTGTTCTCTCACCGTTTCCAAACAGTGTACCCTCTATCTCCTCAGCTCCTGCAAGCACGCCAAGCTCTGATGTGGCAACACCGCAGCCTCTGTCATTATGAGGATGTAAGCACAGCACTACTCCGTCTCTGTACTTAAGATGCTTGTCGATATACTCTATCTGTGTGGCAAAAACATGTGGCATAGCATTCTCTACTGTGGTAGGGATATTGATAATGGCCTTGTTATCAGCCTTTGGCTGCCATACATCAAGCACTGCGTTGCACACATCAACCGCATAATCCACCTCAGTGCCCGAAAAGCTCTCCGGTGAATACTGGAAGCGGAAATTACCGTCAGTCGCAGCCGCAAGGTCTCTGAGTAAGATGGCGCCGTCAACCGCAAGCTGCTTTATCTCTTCCTTTGACTTCTTAAACACCTGCTCACGCTGTGCAACAGATGTGGAATTGTACAGATGTACAACCGCTCTCGGTGCTCCCTCAAGTGCCTTGAAGGTCTTCTTGATGATATGCTCTCTGGCCTGTGTCAGCACATGTATAGTGACATCATCCGGAATCATATCCCTCTCAATAAGAGCTCTTGTAAAATTGAACTCTGTCTCAGAGGCTGCCGGGAAACCTACCTCGATTTCCTTAAAGCCTATATCTACAAGCATCTTAAAGAAGTCAAGCTTCTCCTCAAGGCTCATCGGCTCTATAAGAGCCTGGTTGCCATCACGTAAATCAACCGAACACCACAGTGGTGCTTTATCTATATAATCCTTCTTAACCCAGTCATAAGTGCATTCAGGAGGCAGAAAATAACTGCGCTCGTATTTTTCATATCCTTTCATCTTAAAACCTCTTTTCGTTTGAACTGATATAATTGTAACACATAAGCGCAGTTATTGGAATGATTATATTTAATCACTTTGGTTGATGTAATTTAATTTTTTATAAAAATATAATCAACTTTATTGATTTTGATTATTCTAATCAGATATTCTGGTCAAAATATCTGACTAATCCTCTCTCTTATTGCCCCAGAAAAACAATGCAACTGTTCCGGGACCGGTGTGGCTTCCTATAGTCGTACCGATATCATTTATCTCTACCTTGCCCTTCATCTTAGGAAAAGCAGCCTCTATCAGATCAGCTACGGCTCTAGCATCCTCATAGCATGCGGAATTTGATATGTATACCTTATCTGAATAATCGGCACCGTCCTTGCAGAGCGCCTGCATCTTCACAAGCATCTCCTTTATCGCCTTCTTTTTGGTGCGGATTTTCTCACGCACAATAAGCTTTCCCTCATTGCTCACATTCATGAAAGGGCAGATATTCAGCACATTTCCCACGAAGCCCGCGGTCTTTGAGATACGGCCTCCCCTGATAAAAAATGTAAGGTCTGATGAGAAGAACCAGTGATTCACCTCAAGTCTGTGCTCCATGGTCCAATTAGCCAGTGTATCAATATCCATGCCACTATCCCTAAGGTCAGCAAGCTTATCCATCAAAAGACCAAAGCCAGACGATGCTGCCAGCGAATCAATCACATATATCTTTCTGTCAGGGTATTCCTCTTCCAAAGCCTCCTTTGCAAGCCTTGCTGAGTTGACTGTACCTGATATGCCGGAGCTTAGTGCACAGTGAAGCACATCATATCCCTCATCCAGAAACTGTCTGAAGTACTCCATGTACTCCTCCTGATTGATCTGCGAGGTCTTTGTCATGGCACCTGCCTCCATTGCCTTGTAGAAATCCGGCAATGGCATGGACTGTCCTAAATCATCCATATACTCTTTACCGTCAAGCTCATAGTGAAAGCATGCGTACTTAATATTTCTCTCGAGCATATGCTCCCTGGTAAGATCTGCTGTTGAACAGCAGCTAATCACATAATTTGACATATTATTTTCCTTTACCTTTTGACCTTTTATCATTATATGTAGTCAGATACATATGGTATCTCATGATATAAAATATCGTCAAGCTTTGCAACAGCATCGTACGTAGTCTGTATTTTGCCCATCTGCAAAAGCTTCTCAGCACTCTTGTAGCCTAAAAGCAGTGTGGTAAACGTGCCAATAGATATGCTTAGGTGATACTGTGGATTTTTGTCGGTGAGAGCACAGTGCCCCTTCTCAAAATCAATGACAAATGTGCCATTGTTCCACGGAAGAAGGTCATCTGCTATCTCAAAGCTAAAGCAGCCGCCCGGGCCATCCGGGTCACAGTTATACTGTGATATAAACTGCGCCACGTCGATGATTCTGCCCATGGCGTATGGTCTTATTGTCTCCTTTATATCACTGTCATCGAGCTCAAAAGCGATGGGCTCGCTGTAATAGTTGTTGCCTCTGACCTCATCAATCATGGAATCGTGCGCATGAATGTACTCCCACAGACCAAGCTGCGCCTCACGGTTTAAGTAGATGAGCTCCTTGATGTGCATGACATCGGAGCTGATAAGATACACCATATAGCCACACGGTTCATCATCCTCGTTATAGTAGATGGCGACCATCGTATCGTCCTCATCCCAGCGGAAGTACTCCTCCCAAGCCAGATTGTTTCTGTACAGACAGCCGTGAGTCTTCGCGGCAAAGTGAGTATGAAGCTTTTTAAACTGCTCGTCATCCCACTGCACACGGCGCACATAGCCCGGCTCCTTAAGCTTTGTAGGAATCTGTCTGTCCTTTATCACATATGTCATCTTGTTTGAGATAATCTCCCAGCCAAGCCCTCTGTAAAGAGGTATGGAGTATGGATACAAAAGGGCAAACGACTTGTTGCTATCGCGCATCCTCGTAAGACTCTTTCTCATAAGCTTCTTCATGAGACCATGGCCTGTGTACTCAGGATACGTGCACACACTTGTGACAAAGCCTACCTCGTAGCGCTCACCATATATATTCATATCGAGCGGATATACCGCAAACTGAGCCACAAGCTCCTCTTTTTTGTCTATGATATTGAAGCAGCCAAGCACATCAGCTCTCTCAAGCACCGGAAACTTCGACTGCTTGATTTCATCATCCTTCCAACCGGTCTCGGCAAGATCTGCCTCCGTCACCTGAAAAGCATAACGAAGCAGTGCATTGTATTCCTCCGCATCGTCCTTTGTCAATACTCTTATCTTAAATTCATCTGATTTAAAAGAATGCATAGTGTCCTTTCTCGCCTGTCTTTACTGTATACATCAGATCGTCCGCCTTCTTAATCAGCTCCGTAATCTGACTCTCACTGGTGACATTTCTCTCATATGAAATACCAATAGAACAAGTGATATTCTTCTCCTCATTAAACTCTACATCATGATTCAGGTATTTCTTTATCTGGCTTCTGAAGCCATCAGCCTCTGCAATCCTCGCATAGATGTCCTTCGCAATATTCTCAAGCTCGTATCTGGCACAGGACTCAATAACTATGATAAACTCATCACCGCCATATCTGCTCACAAAGCCTCTGTCCTTAGCAACTTCCTTGAACACAAAGGCCATCTCCTTAAGTATCAGATCTCCCACATCATGACCATATGTATCATTATAATGCTTGAAATTGTCCAGGTCAATAAACATAAGACCCACATCCATGCCACCGGATGTAACACTTATGCGCTTTTCAAGCTTTTCAATCTCCTGATACATACCTGCTCTGTTATAGATACCGGTAAGCATGTCAGTGATAGCTGCCTGCTTCAGCCTCTTGTTCATCTCATTGGCCTTCTCATTGGCCTCAATACGGGCAATGGAATACTCAAGCTCTCTGAACAACAGCTTGAAAATGCTCAGATCATCCTCATTGAGCATGTATCGCTCGATTGAGCCATGCCAGTTGTCCTTCATGCGCACATATGCTATGAGTACACTTGAAAGTGCATCATTCTTGATAAAAGGCACTGCGACAAATGAGCATACATCATCCACGCCGAAGTACGAGATGACATTTTCATACTCGTAGAAGCCCTCTGCAATCTTTGATGTGGCAATGCCCTCCGGATAGTCTATCATGATATCACATATACCCTTTATAACCTCATCTGTCATATCACAGCCCGTATCATTATAAAGCACCTGCGGCTCCTTCGCGTGCAGATCTATGATCAGCGCACAGTCAAGACTGAAATGATTGATGAAATTGCTCATGGCATTTTCAATCATGGTGTCCTTCTTCTGGTCATTGACATCGATAATGGTCTGCCATATGGAAATAAACTCCATCTGACGCTTTGAGCCCTGATAATCCTTTTCGAGCCCATGCTGCTTTACAAGCATATTAATCTGCCGCTCATTGATATGGCCATCACTCAGTGACTCTAGGTTGATATTTTTTAACATGTCAAGCGGAGCTGCCTCTGCTATTTCATGCATCCTTTTATTGTGTGCCTCTAAAAGTATTCTCTCATGCTCTATAAGCTCATTTTTGCCGAGCAGCTCAAACAGCTTCATCCTGCTTTCCCTGTATATCGAATATGCAAAAAATTCGTTTCCCTCCGCATTAACGAGATATCTCTCCGCATCCTCAAAACGTAAAAAGGCTTCTTCCTTTTCACCATCGTGCCACAAGAGCATGGCTGATGCAAAGGAGTAAAGGAACATCTCATCATCGCATCTGGAATAGTCATGGACTGCCTCAGTTCTTGTGGTGTCAATTACTCTGTAGATGACATAATTAAGAAACTGCTTGCAGCTGAGCAGATAACGCTCACAGCTGAATCTGTCACCCGAAAATATAGATGCAAGCGCAAGAAGCGCATATACCTTACTCGTGTTGCACACTCTTAAGCTGTTTAGATGAAGCTTTATAATAGTCTTCATGGCAACTAAAAGTGCATGGACAGCCTCCTTATAATTGCCCTGCATGATATAGTTAAGAGACTTGTTATAATACACCTCAGCTATATCCTCCGGCATCTTCAGGTAATATAACATATTGATTGCAGCATTGTAATAATTGTCAACCAGCTCATTTTTACCCATGGCACTTAAATTGTAGCCTATAGACGTAAGCACTCTCGCAACATATATATTGCCG
It encodes the following:
- a CDS encoding ABC transporter ATP-binding protein, with the translated sequence MKQILKYLKEYKKECICAPLFKLLEASFELIVPLVMAAIIDNGITASDKPYIWKMGGVLVLLAAVGLVSSVTAQYFAAKAAVGFSTKLRHILFEKIESLSFSKMDTVGTSTLITRMTSDINQVQSGVNLVLRLFLRSPFIVFGAMAMAFTVNVRAAMVFAVTIPLLSIVVFSVMAASLPLYKKVQSSLDTVLSHTRENLEGTRVIRAFNKQNDEIDSFNRDNEFLTNMQQVVGRISALTNPLTFIIINIATIAVIVSGGKQVYAGILTQGEVVALVNYMSQILVELIKLANLIVQVTKAVACGNRIADVLSIPSKLPDKNPKLIDAKAGAPEVEFDHVCMTYEGAADETLTDISFTVQKGQTIGIIGGTGSGKSSLVNLIPRFYDATKGTIRIQGNDINDYDAVQLRDKIGVVMQKAVLFAGTIADNLRWGKNDATEEEMWRALDIAQATEVVKGKEGGLDYMIEQGGKNLSGGQKQRLTIARAVVKDPDILILDDSASALDFATDASLRAALKGMHGDKTIFIVSQRTSSIQFADNIIVLDDGQMVGFGPHEKLLETCETYKEIYDSQFKKESDMTRQKEV
- a CDS encoding metal-dependent transcriptional regulator → MRNNESSENYLETILILSKKLPVVRSVDIANELGYKKSSVSIAMKNLREKNNITVSDAGFITLTESGRQIAEMIYERHELLSECLEKLGVDKEIAAEDACRIEHVISPESFEAIKKHIHKS
- a CDS encoding MalY/PatB family protein, with product MYDFDTVVDRRNTGSLKWDVAENELPMWVADMDFKTAPQIIEAISERVSHGVFGYSIIPDEWNDAYISWWDRRHGLKIERDSLIFCTGVVPAISSTVRKLTTPGENVLIMTPVYNIFFNSIFNNGVNVQESPLGYENGRYFVDYDRLEHDLSNPQTSLMIFCNPHNPCGIIWTKDELAKIGALCRKYNVTVISDEIHCDITAPGKSYVPFAAASEDCADISITCIAPTKCFNMAGLQTAAVMVPNKFLRHKVWRALNTDEVAEPNAFAITAAVAAFTKGEPWLEELRKYLWENRKTVCDFVAENLPQIHIVDADATYLMWLDCSALTDDSVAFTQMIREKTGLYLSEGAEFGGNGRYFVRLNIACPGAVLMEGLERLKRALV
- a CDS encoding DUF3737 family protein gives rise to the protein MSERKQIHQEFLTGERALFASNDLDIYDTIFDDGESPLKESHGISLTGCFFRWKYPLWYCSDIAVKDCTWFDMARAGVWYTDNISVTDSIVEAPKNFRRCNNLKLKNVTFPNAQETLWSCDHVDIENVSAKGDYFGMNTNNLIMKNFQLVGNYSFDGSRNVEVHDSKLISKDAFWNTENVTVYDSFITGEYLGWNAKNLTLINCTIESLQGLCYIDNLVMKNCKLINTTLAFEYSSVDAEICSKVDSVLNPTSGVIRAKEIGTLTIERDRVDPSKTKIICEGK
- a CDS encoding L-lactate dehydrogenase; the encoded protein is MSNKTSAVVKTNPRKAVMIGCGFVGSASVFALMQSGLFSEIVLIDADKDKAEGEAMDISHGIPFARPMKIYAGGYDDVADAAIIVVSAGAGQKPGETRLDLVNKNVAIFKSIIPEIAKRNFGGILLIVANPVDILTQVAQKLSGLPEERVIGSGTVLDSARLKYALGEHLEVDSRSVHAFIVGEHGDSEVVAWSSANVSGVELHKMCEMRGHYKHKENTEEIAANVKNSAYEIINRKHATYYGIAMSVRRICEVIMRDEKSILPVSHMMHGQYGIDGVVLSMPAIVGANGVESDIPIELNGEEALKLKESADALKSILDGLEL
- a CDS encoding 2-isopropylmalate synthase — translated: MKGYEKYERSYFLPPECTYDWVKKDYIDKAPLWCSVDLRDGNQALIEPMSLEEKLDFFKMLVDIGFKEIEVGFPAASETEFNFTRALIERDMIPDDVTIHVLTQAREHIIKKTFKALEGAPRAVVHLYNSTSVAQREQVFKKSKEEIKQLAVDGAILLRDLAAATDGNFRFQYSPESFSGTEVDYAVDVCNAVLDVWQPKADNKAIINIPTTVENAMPHVFATQIEYIDKHLKYRDGVVLCLHPHNDRGCGVATSELGVLAGAEEIEGTLFGNGERTGNVDIVTLAMNLYSHGVDPQLDFSNLPEIREKYETYTRMKVGERQPYAGDLVFSAFSGSHQDAISKGMAWREEKKLDKWTVPYLPIDPKDVGRTYEADVIRINSQSGKGGVAYILKQSFGINVPQQMREQVGYMVKQVSDEEHKELSPDWVHSIFTDNYVDFHPYFTIPECHFKQVNGIFAEAVILHNDSTRKVDANGNGRLDAVSNIIKQYFDISFELTVYEEHALSHGSSSKAMAYVGITVDGKMFWGAGVDEDIIKASIGALVVAVNHYLATKADSHVKDERYIAMLNFIQANYKTVSLADMAAQFNLTEPYISKYIKEKSGKTFGELVTNAKMKKARTLLRNSITTVENIAIEAGYQNVEHFNRQFKKLYGMTPLEYRNSSTK
- a CDS encoding DegV family protein, coding for MIKGQKVKENNMSNYVISCCSTADLTREHMLERNIKYACFHYELDGKEYMDDLGQSMPLPDFYKAMEAGAMTKTSQINQEEYMEYFRQFLDEGYDVLHCALSSGISGTVNSARLAKEALEEEYPDRKIYVIDSLAASSGFGLLMDKLADLRDSGMDIDTLANWTMEHRLEVNHWFFSSDLTFFIRGGRISKTAGFVGNVLNICPFMNVSNEGKLIVREKIRTKKKAIKEMLVKMQALCKDGADYSDKVYISNSACYEDARAVADLIEAAFPKMKGKVEINDIGTTIGSHTGPGTVALFFWGNKRED